The following proteins are co-located in the Larus michahellis chromosome 9, bLarMic1.1, whole genome shotgun sequence genome:
- the KIAA1210 gene encoding acrosomal protein KIAA1210 homolog isoform X4, with amino-acid sequence MHTRLPGRTMAGFYGCLKSKNDYIMATGPTEVTQSPEIGDTVEECTGKKKSKFQTFKNFFAKKKRKEPPPPRGESNLKPSQSSSDVSISVLDTTALHSLKEAGPKGSMGNKALSHDSVFIFESAPESVAGDMLPQENTPGRVKTLQLQLQQNIRLGSPPLVITGKKLEDAGAVSEDDGLPRSPPEISTLHDVLTDSPSKSSNSVQRHSSLSLGGTDSEDEQIPSGTSTRPISPSSSGTLGTPSSRGNSFLPVDFTIPASPLGCLDTSAARHRIAINPRKQKGFTNKNQQALHVEQLEIEACLPGTPEKKGNSTELLESDQRKSDWEGLSAQVGHCAKGAGSNETQGVKSPTDAAHDSCDSTVLPEDSCASIKDQEKEDPLFIGKVEACLGTVENHSNQAVSDTASNTSQVAAADSHSSSDIKTVAVLKPENSSGRNDKETCEIMEFQPSKGNAEKKIDTAASISEAGCMLPPSKLEVCFKAETISVSKGNQGSQQANPSYISEKLSIGCLASSSLAGLKSNTSSDDDSKEYHVSSTASHRKTAEDSQSSDENVKSPLKTASAKPVRFTIAPAWQRSLSGGSNSKEDSYTRSSPTSPVRPELFEGVTKEHTRFDAVIQESAKNNSDRFDRDYKDSDLHLNSSMEQADHEAQNVENPFGVRLRRTSLLKYQNESHAEYPKLIPSAVPTAASASVKVDQKSVGTRKPPPGLPVSTKSFVKKTDLLDDKSPPKTRSEEVAKKQNVPKLSEKISSPQLETASSEPAWVSMAKLKQKGFQDHPLAKEHKAEDKALTKADQEEQGICASENILKKNMPSSLSSQDKKTQMKTSVSAATVQ; translated from the exons tGACTATATCATGGCTACAGGGCCAACAGAGGTCACACAGTCACCTGAAATAGGAGACACAGTTGAAGAGTGCACAG gaaagaaaaaatccaaatttcAGACTTTCAAGAACTTCTTtgccaagaagaaaaggaaagagcctCCACCTCCCAGGGGGGAGAGTAATTTAAAACCTAGCCAGTCCAGCAGCGATGTCAGCATCTCTGTGCTCGACACTACTGCACTTCATTCACTGAAGGAGGCTGG gccCAAAGGAAGCATGGGAAACAAAGCCTTGTCCCATGACAGCGTCTTCATTTTTGAGTCTGCACCAGAAAGTGTGGCAGGTGACATGTTACCTCAGGAAAACACACCTGGAAGAGTGAAAACTTTGCAG CTTCAGTTGCAGCAGAACATCAGACTTGGATCACCTCCTCTTGTTATAACTGGAAAGAAACTGGAAGATGCAGGTGCTGTTTCTGAAGATGATGGTTTACCTAGAAGCCCTCCTGAAATTTCAACCCTTCATGACGTTCTGACAGATTCACCAAGCAAG TCTTCCAACTCTGTTCAGCGTCATAGCTCTTTGAGTTTAGGCGGGACAGACAGTGAAGATGAACAG ATACCTTCAGGAACTTCCACCAGGCCCATCAGTCCTTCATCCTCTGGCACTCTGGGGACCCCCAGCTCACGAGGTAACAGCTTCCTTCCTGTTGACTTCACCATCCCGGCCAGTCCCCTTGGCTGCCTGGACACCTCAGCAGCCAGGCACAGGATTGCCATAAACCCCCGGAAACAAAAAGGCTTTACCAACAAGAATCAGCAAGCCCTCCAT GTGGAGCAGCTAGAAATTGAAGCATGTCTTCCTGGAACtccagaaaagaagggaaattcaACAGAATTACTTGAGAGTGACCAGCGTAAAAGTGATTGGGAAG GATTATCAGCCCAGGTAGGACATTGTGCAAAGGGAGCCGGTTCTAACGAGACACAAGGTGTAAAAAGTCCCACTGATGCTGCCCATGACTCTTGTGATTCCACAGTTTTGCCAGAAGACTCTTGTGCGAGCATCAAAGACCAGGAAAAGGAGGATCCACTGTTTATTGGCAAAGTAGAAGCCTGCTTGGGTACTGTTGAGAATCATTCTAACCAAGCTGTCTCAGATACTGCATCAAACACTTCACAGGTTGCGGCAGCCGATTCACACTCTTCTTCTGACATCAAGACAGTGGCTGTTTTGAAGCCTGAAAACAGTTCAGGAAGAAATGACAAAGAAACTTGTGAAATAATGGAATTTCAGCCATCCAAAGGCAATgcggaaaaaaaaatagacactgCTGCATCTATCTCAGAAGCAGGTTGCATGCTACCTCCCAGCAAACTGGAAGTATGTTTTAAAGCAGAAActatttctgtttcaaagggTAACCAAGGCAGTCAACAGGCCAACCCGtcatacatttctgaaaaacttTCCATCGGATGTCTTGCCTCTTCAAGTTTGGCTGGCTTAAAGAGTAATACCTCTTCTGATGATGACAGTAAGGAGTACCACGTAAGCAGtacagcttctcacagaaaaacagcagaagacaGTCAATCTTCAGATGAAAATGTAAAAAGTCCACTGAAGACTGCTTCTGCTAAACCAGTCAGATTTACCATTGCACCAGCATGGCAAAGATCTCTTTCAGGAGGTTCAAATTCAAAGGAAGATTCCTATACCAGAAGTTCCCCAACGTCCCCTGTAAGACCAGAGTTGTTTGAAGGAGTGACAAAAGAACACACACGTTTTGATGCAGTCATCCAGGAATCAGCAAAAAACAACTCAGATAGATTTGATCGAGATTATAAGGACAGTGATTTGCATTTGAATTCTTCTATGGAGCAGGCTGACCATGAAGCACAAAATGTTGAAAACCCGTTTGGGGTCAGACTAAGGAGAACATCTTTACTAAAATACCAGAATGAAAGTCATGCTGAGTATCCAAAGCTGATCCCCTCAGCTGttcccactgctgcttctgcttcagttAAGGTGGATCAGAAATCAGTGGGCACCAGGAAGCCACCTCCAGGCCTTCCTGTCAGCACAAaatcatttgttaaaaaaacagaTCTCCTAGATGACAAAAGTCCTCCCAAGACAAGATCAGAAGAAGTGGCAAAGAAGCAAAATGTTCCTAAACTTTCAG AAAAAATCTCCTCTCCACAGTTGGAAACTGCTTCCTCTGAACCAGCTTGGGTCTCCAtggcaaaactgaaacaaaagggtTTCCAGGATCACCCTCTTGCCAAAGAACATAAGGCTGAAGACAAAGCTTTGACCAAAGCGGATCAAGAGGAG CAAGGGATCTGTGCCAGTGAGAACATACTGAAGAAGAATATGCCGTCCAGCTTGAGCTCTCAGGACAAGAAAACGCAAATGAAGACCAGTGTGTCTGCTGCAACAG tgcagTGA
- the KIAA1210 gene encoding acrosomal protein KIAA1210 homolog isoform X3 gives MHTRLPGRTMAGFYGCLKSKNDYIMATGPTEVTQSPEIGDTVEECTGKKKSKFQTFKNFFAKKKRKEPPPPRGESNLKPSQSSSDVSISVLDTTALHSLKEAGPKGSMGNKALSHDSVFIFESAPESVAGDMLPQENTPGRVKTLQLQLQQNIRLGSPPLVITGKKLEDAGAVSEDDGLPRSPPEISTLHDVLTDSPSKSSNSVQRHSSLSLGGTDSEDEQIPSGTSTRPISPSSSGTLGTPSSRGNSFLPVDFTIPASPLGCLDTSAARHRIAINPRKQKGFTNKNQQALHVEQLEIEACLPGTPEKKGNSTELLESDQRKSDWEVLPEDSCASIKDQEKEDPLFIGKVEACLGTVENHSNQAVSDTASNTSQVAAADSHSSSDIKTVAVLKPENSSGRNDKETCEIMEFQPSKGNAEKKIDTAASISEAGCMLPPSKLEVCFKAETISVSKGNQGSQQANPSYISEKLSIGCLASSSLAGLKSNTSSDDDSKEYHVSSTASHRKTAEDSQSSDENVKSPLKTASAKPVRFTIAPAWQRSLSGGSNSKEDSYTRSSPTSPVRPELFEGVTKEHTRFDAVIQESAKNNSDRFDRDYKDSDLHLNSSMEQADHEAQNVENPFGVRLRRTSLLKYQNESHAEYPKLIPSAVPTAASASVKVDQKSVGTRKPPPGLPVSTKSFVKKTDLLDDKSPPKTRSEEVAKKQNVPKLSEKISSPQLETASSEPAWVSMAKLKQKGFQDHPLAKEHKAEDKALTKADQEEQGICASENILKKNMPSSLSSQDKKTQMKTSVSAATGKVGPITQEASVIPAVEKETRHSSNLPMTPCSPAEPPWLSLAKKKAKAWSEMPQIVQ, from the exons tGACTATATCATGGCTACAGGGCCAACAGAGGTCACACAGTCACCTGAAATAGGAGACACAGTTGAAGAGTGCACAG gaaagaaaaaatccaaatttcAGACTTTCAAGAACTTCTTtgccaagaagaaaaggaaagagcctCCACCTCCCAGGGGGGAGAGTAATTTAAAACCTAGCCAGTCCAGCAGCGATGTCAGCATCTCTGTGCTCGACACTACTGCACTTCATTCACTGAAGGAGGCTGG gccCAAAGGAAGCATGGGAAACAAAGCCTTGTCCCATGACAGCGTCTTCATTTTTGAGTCTGCACCAGAAAGTGTGGCAGGTGACATGTTACCTCAGGAAAACACACCTGGAAGAGTGAAAACTTTGCAG CTTCAGTTGCAGCAGAACATCAGACTTGGATCACCTCCTCTTGTTATAACTGGAAAGAAACTGGAAGATGCAGGTGCTGTTTCTGAAGATGATGGTTTACCTAGAAGCCCTCCTGAAATTTCAACCCTTCATGACGTTCTGACAGATTCACCAAGCAAG TCTTCCAACTCTGTTCAGCGTCATAGCTCTTTGAGTTTAGGCGGGACAGACAGTGAAGATGAACAG ATACCTTCAGGAACTTCCACCAGGCCCATCAGTCCTTCATCCTCTGGCACTCTGGGGACCCCCAGCTCACGAGGTAACAGCTTCCTTCCTGTTGACTTCACCATCCCGGCCAGTCCCCTTGGCTGCCTGGACACCTCAGCAGCCAGGCACAGGATTGCCATAAACCCCCGGAAACAAAAAGGCTTTACCAACAAGAATCAGCAAGCCCTCCAT GTGGAGCAGCTAGAAATTGAAGCATGTCTTCCTGGAACtccagaaaagaagggaaattcaACAGAATTACTTGAGAGTGACCAGCGTAAAAGTGATTGGGAAG TTTTGCCAGAAGACTCTTGTGCGAGCATCAAAGACCAGGAAAAGGAGGATCCACTGTTTATTGGCAAAGTAGAAGCCTGCTTGGGTACTGTTGAGAATCATTCTAACCAAGCTGTCTCAGATACTGCATCAAACACTTCACAGGTTGCGGCAGCCGATTCACACTCTTCTTCTGACATCAAGACAGTGGCTGTTTTGAAGCCTGAAAACAGTTCAGGAAGAAATGACAAAGAAACTTGTGAAATAATGGAATTTCAGCCATCCAAAGGCAATgcggaaaaaaaaatagacactgCTGCATCTATCTCAGAAGCAGGTTGCATGCTACCTCCCAGCAAACTGGAAGTATGTTTTAAAGCAGAAActatttctgtttcaaagggTAACCAAGGCAGTCAACAGGCCAACCCGtcatacatttctgaaaaacttTCCATCGGATGTCTTGCCTCTTCAAGTTTGGCTGGCTTAAAGAGTAATACCTCTTCTGATGATGACAGTAAGGAGTACCACGTAAGCAGtacagcttctcacagaaaaacagcagaagacaGTCAATCTTCAGATGAAAATGTAAAAAGTCCACTGAAGACTGCTTCTGCTAAACCAGTCAGATTTACCATTGCACCAGCATGGCAAAGATCTCTTTCAGGAGGTTCAAATTCAAAGGAAGATTCCTATACCAGAAGTTCCCCAACGTCCCCTGTAAGACCAGAGTTGTTTGAAGGAGTGACAAAAGAACACACACGTTTTGATGCAGTCATCCAGGAATCAGCAAAAAACAACTCAGATAGATTTGATCGAGATTATAAGGACAGTGATTTGCATTTGAATTCTTCTATGGAGCAGGCTGACCATGAAGCACAAAATGTTGAAAACCCGTTTGGGGTCAGACTAAGGAGAACATCTTTACTAAAATACCAGAATGAAAGTCATGCTGAGTATCCAAAGCTGATCCCCTCAGCTGttcccactgctgcttctgcttcagttAAGGTGGATCAGAAATCAGTGGGCACCAGGAAGCCACCTCCAGGCCTTCCTGTCAGCACAAaatcatttgttaaaaaaacagaTCTCCTAGATGACAAAAGTCCTCCCAAGACAAGATCAGAAGAAGTGGCAAAGAAGCAAAATGTTCCTAAACTTTCAG AAAAAATCTCCTCTCCACAGTTGGAAACTGCTTCCTCTGAACCAGCTTGGGTCTCCAtggcaaaactgaaacaaaagggtTTCCAGGATCACCCTCTTGCCAAAGAACATAAGGCTGAAGACAAAGCTTTGACCAAAGCGGATCAAGAGGAG CAAGGGATCTGTGCCAGTGAGAACATACTGAAGAAGAATATGCCGTCCAGCTTGAGCTCTCAGGACAAGAAAACGCAAATGAAGACCAGTGTGTCTGCTGCAACAG GTAAAGTTGGACCTATTACTCAGGAAGCATCTGTGATTCCTGCTGTTGAAAAGGAAACAAGACACTCCTCTAACCTGCCAATGACACCGTGCAGCCCTGCTGAACCACCGTGGCTATCCCTGGccaagaaaaaagccaaagcGTGGAGTGAAATGCCCCAGATTGTACAATAG
- the KIAA1210 gene encoding acrosomal protein KIAA1210 homolog isoform X1, protein MHTRLPGRTMAGFYGCLKSKNDYIMATGPTEVTQSPEIGDTVEECTGKKKSKFQTFKNFFAKKKRKEPPPPRGESNLKPSQSSSDVSISVLDTTALHSLKEAGPKGSMGNKALSHDSVFIFESAPESVAGDMLPQENTPGRVKTLQLQLQQNIRLGSPPLVITGKKLEDAGAVSEDDGLPRSPPEISTLHDVLTDSPSKSSNSVQRHSSLSLGGTDSEDEQIPSGTSTRPISPSSSGTLGTPSSRGNSFLPVDFTIPASPLGCLDTSAARHRIAINPRKQKGFTNKNQQALHVEQLEIEACLPGTPEKKGNSTELLESDQRKSDWEGLSAQVGHCAKGAGSNETQGVKSPTDAAHDSCDSTVLPEDSCASIKDQEKEDPLFIGKVEACLGTVENHSNQAVSDTASNTSQVAAADSHSSSDIKTVAVLKPENSSGRNDKETCEIMEFQPSKGNAEKKIDTAASISEAGCMLPPSKLEVCFKAETISVSKGNQGSQQANPSYISEKLSIGCLASSSLAGLKSNTSSDDDSKEYHVSSTASHRKTAEDSQSSDENVKSPLKTASAKPVRFTIAPAWQRSLSGGSNSKEDSYTRSSPTSPVRPELFEGVTKEHTRFDAVIQESAKNNSDRFDRDYKDSDLHLNSSMEQADHEAQNVENPFGVRLRRTSLLKYQNESHAEYPKLIPSAVPTAASASVKVDQKSVGTRKPPPGLPVSTKSFVKKTDLLDDKSPPKTRSEEVAKKQNVPKLSEKISSPQLETASSEPAWVSMAKLKQKGFQDHPLAKEHKAEDKALTKADQEEQGICASENILKKNMPSSLSSQDKKTQMKTSVSAATGKVGPITQEASVIPAVEKETRHSSNLPMTPCSPAEPPWLSLAKKKAKAWSEMPQIVQ, encoded by the exons tGACTATATCATGGCTACAGGGCCAACAGAGGTCACACAGTCACCTGAAATAGGAGACACAGTTGAAGAGTGCACAG gaaagaaaaaatccaaatttcAGACTTTCAAGAACTTCTTtgccaagaagaaaaggaaagagcctCCACCTCCCAGGGGGGAGAGTAATTTAAAACCTAGCCAGTCCAGCAGCGATGTCAGCATCTCTGTGCTCGACACTACTGCACTTCATTCACTGAAGGAGGCTGG gccCAAAGGAAGCATGGGAAACAAAGCCTTGTCCCATGACAGCGTCTTCATTTTTGAGTCTGCACCAGAAAGTGTGGCAGGTGACATGTTACCTCAGGAAAACACACCTGGAAGAGTGAAAACTTTGCAG CTTCAGTTGCAGCAGAACATCAGACTTGGATCACCTCCTCTTGTTATAACTGGAAAGAAACTGGAAGATGCAGGTGCTGTTTCTGAAGATGATGGTTTACCTAGAAGCCCTCCTGAAATTTCAACCCTTCATGACGTTCTGACAGATTCACCAAGCAAG TCTTCCAACTCTGTTCAGCGTCATAGCTCTTTGAGTTTAGGCGGGACAGACAGTGAAGATGAACAG ATACCTTCAGGAACTTCCACCAGGCCCATCAGTCCTTCATCCTCTGGCACTCTGGGGACCCCCAGCTCACGAGGTAACAGCTTCCTTCCTGTTGACTTCACCATCCCGGCCAGTCCCCTTGGCTGCCTGGACACCTCAGCAGCCAGGCACAGGATTGCCATAAACCCCCGGAAACAAAAAGGCTTTACCAACAAGAATCAGCAAGCCCTCCAT GTGGAGCAGCTAGAAATTGAAGCATGTCTTCCTGGAACtccagaaaagaagggaaattcaACAGAATTACTTGAGAGTGACCAGCGTAAAAGTGATTGGGAAG GATTATCAGCCCAGGTAGGACATTGTGCAAAGGGAGCCGGTTCTAACGAGACACAAGGTGTAAAAAGTCCCACTGATGCTGCCCATGACTCTTGTGATTCCACAGTTTTGCCAGAAGACTCTTGTGCGAGCATCAAAGACCAGGAAAAGGAGGATCCACTGTTTATTGGCAAAGTAGAAGCCTGCTTGGGTACTGTTGAGAATCATTCTAACCAAGCTGTCTCAGATACTGCATCAAACACTTCACAGGTTGCGGCAGCCGATTCACACTCTTCTTCTGACATCAAGACAGTGGCTGTTTTGAAGCCTGAAAACAGTTCAGGAAGAAATGACAAAGAAACTTGTGAAATAATGGAATTTCAGCCATCCAAAGGCAATgcggaaaaaaaaatagacactgCTGCATCTATCTCAGAAGCAGGTTGCATGCTACCTCCCAGCAAACTGGAAGTATGTTTTAAAGCAGAAActatttctgtttcaaagggTAACCAAGGCAGTCAACAGGCCAACCCGtcatacatttctgaaaaacttTCCATCGGATGTCTTGCCTCTTCAAGTTTGGCTGGCTTAAAGAGTAATACCTCTTCTGATGATGACAGTAAGGAGTACCACGTAAGCAGtacagcttctcacagaaaaacagcagaagacaGTCAATCTTCAGATGAAAATGTAAAAAGTCCACTGAAGACTGCTTCTGCTAAACCAGTCAGATTTACCATTGCACCAGCATGGCAAAGATCTCTTTCAGGAGGTTCAAATTCAAAGGAAGATTCCTATACCAGAAGTTCCCCAACGTCCCCTGTAAGACCAGAGTTGTTTGAAGGAGTGACAAAAGAACACACACGTTTTGATGCAGTCATCCAGGAATCAGCAAAAAACAACTCAGATAGATTTGATCGAGATTATAAGGACAGTGATTTGCATTTGAATTCTTCTATGGAGCAGGCTGACCATGAAGCACAAAATGTTGAAAACCCGTTTGGGGTCAGACTAAGGAGAACATCTTTACTAAAATACCAGAATGAAAGTCATGCTGAGTATCCAAAGCTGATCCCCTCAGCTGttcccactgctgcttctgcttcagttAAGGTGGATCAGAAATCAGTGGGCACCAGGAAGCCACCTCCAGGCCTTCCTGTCAGCACAAaatcatttgttaaaaaaacagaTCTCCTAGATGACAAAAGTCCTCCCAAGACAAGATCAGAAGAAGTGGCAAAGAAGCAAAATGTTCCTAAACTTTCAG AAAAAATCTCCTCTCCACAGTTGGAAACTGCTTCCTCTGAACCAGCTTGGGTCTCCAtggcaaaactgaaacaaaagggtTTCCAGGATCACCCTCTTGCCAAAGAACATAAGGCTGAAGACAAAGCTTTGACCAAAGCGGATCAAGAGGAG CAAGGGATCTGTGCCAGTGAGAACATACTGAAGAAGAATATGCCGTCCAGCTTGAGCTCTCAGGACAAGAAAACGCAAATGAAGACCAGTGTGTCTGCTGCAACAG GTAAAGTTGGACCTATTACTCAGGAAGCATCTGTGATTCCTGCTGTTGAAAAGGAAACAAGACACTCCTCTAACCTGCCAATGACACCGTGCAGCCCTGCTGAACCACCGTGGCTATCCCTGGccaagaaaaaagccaaagcGTGGAGTGAAATGCCCCAGATTGTACAATAG
- the KIAA1210 gene encoding acrosomal protein KIAA1210 homolog isoform X2 gives MATGPTEVTQSPEIGDTVEECTGKKKSKFQTFKNFFAKKKRKEPPPPRGESNLKPSQSSSDVSISVLDTTALHSLKEAGPKGSMGNKALSHDSVFIFESAPESVAGDMLPQENTPGRVKTLQLQLQQNIRLGSPPLVITGKKLEDAGAVSEDDGLPRSPPEISTLHDVLTDSPSKSSNSVQRHSSLSLGGTDSEDEQIPSGTSTRPISPSSSGTLGTPSSRGNSFLPVDFTIPASPLGCLDTSAARHRIAINPRKQKGFTNKNQQALHVEQLEIEACLPGTPEKKGNSTELLESDQRKSDWEGLSAQVGHCAKGAGSNETQGVKSPTDAAHDSCDSTVLPEDSCASIKDQEKEDPLFIGKVEACLGTVENHSNQAVSDTASNTSQVAAADSHSSSDIKTVAVLKPENSSGRNDKETCEIMEFQPSKGNAEKKIDTAASISEAGCMLPPSKLEVCFKAETISVSKGNQGSQQANPSYISEKLSIGCLASSSLAGLKSNTSSDDDSKEYHVSSTASHRKTAEDSQSSDENVKSPLKTASAKPVRFTIAPAWQRSLSGGSNSKEDSYTRSSPTSPVRPELFEGVTKEHTRFDAVIQESAKNNSDRFDRDYKDSDLHLNSSMEQADHEAQNVENPFGVRLRRTSLLKYQNESHAEYPKLIPSAVPTAASASVKVDQKSVGTRKPPPGLPVSTKSFVKKTDLLDDKSPPKTRSEEVAKKQNVPKLSEKISSPQLETASSEPAWVSMAKLKQKGFQDHPLAKEHKAEDKALTKADQEEQGICASENILKKNMPSSLSSQDKKTQMKTSVSAATGKVGPITQEASVIPAVEKETRHSSNLPMTPCSPAEPPWLSLAKKKAKAWSEMPQIVQ, from the exons ATGGCTACAGGGCCAACAGAGGTCACACAGTCACCTGAAATAGGAGACACAGTTGAAGAGTGCACAG gaaagaaaaaatccaaatttcAGACTTTCAAGAACTTCTTtgccaagaagaaaaggaaagagcctCCACCTCCCAGGGGGGAGAGTAATTTAAAACCTAGCCAGTCCAGCAGCGATGTCAGCATCTCTGTGCTCGACACTACTGCACTTCATTCACTGAAGGAGGCTGG gccCAAAGGAAGCATGGGAAACAAAGCCTTGTCCCATGACAGCGTCTTCATTTTTGAGTCTGCACCAGAAAGTGTGGCAGGTGACATGTTACCTCAGGAAAACACACCTGGAAGAGTGAAAACTTTGCAG CTTCAGTTGCAGCAGAACATCAGACTTGGATCACCTCCTCTTGTTATAACTGGAAAGAAACTGGAAGATGCAGGTGCTGTTTCTGAAGATGATGGTTTACCTAGAAGCCCTCCTGAAATTTCAACCCTTCATGACGTTCTGACAGATTCACCAAGCAAG TCTTCCAACTCTGTTCAGCGTCATAGCTCTTTGAGTTTAGGCGGGACAGACAGTGAAGATGAACAG ATACCTTCAGGAACTTCCACCAGGCCCATCAGTCCTTCATCCTCTGGCACTCTGGGGACCCCCAGCTCACGAGGTAACAGCTTCCTTCCTGTTGACTTCACCATCCCGGCCAGTCCCCTTGGCTGCCTGGACACCTCAGCAGCCAGGCACAGGATTGCCATAAACCCCCGGAAACAAAAAGGCTTTACCAACAAGAATCAGCAAGCCCTCCAT GTGGAGCAGCTAGAAATTGAAGCATGTCTTCCTGGAACtccagaaaagaagggaaattcaACAGAATTACTTGAGAGTGACCAGCGTAAAAGTGATTGGGAAG GATTATCAGCCCAGGTAGGACATTGTGCAAAGGGAGCCGGTTCTAACGAGACACAAGGTGTAAAAAGTCCCACTGATGCTGCCCATGACTCTTGTGATTCCACAGTTTTGCCAGAAGACTCTTGTGCGAGCATCAAAGACCAGGAAAAGGAGGATCCACTGTTTATTGGCAAAGTAGAAGCCTGCTTGGGTACTGTTGAGAATCATTCTAACCAAGCTGTCTCAGATACTGCATCAAACACTTCACAGGTTGCGGCAGCCGATTCACACTCTTCTTCTGACATCAAGACAGTGGCTGTTTTGAAGCCTGAAAACAGTTCAGGAAGAAATGACAAAGAAACTTGTGAAATAATGGAATTTCAGCCATCCAAAGGCAATgcggaaaaaaaaatagacactgCTGCATCTATCTCAGAAGCAGGTTGCATGCTACCTCCCAGCAAACTGGAAGTATGTTTTAAAGCAGAAActatttctgtttcaaagggTAACCAAGGCAGTCAACAGGCCAACCCGtcatacatttctgaaaaacttTCCATCGGATGTCTTGCCTCTTCAAGTTTGGCTGGCTTAAAGAGTAATACCTCTTCTGATGATGACAGTAAGGAGTACCACGTAAGCAGtacagcttctcacagaaaaacagcagaagacaGTCAATCTTCAGATGAAAATGTAAAAAGTCCACTGAAGACTGCTTCTGCTAAACCAGTCAGATTTACCATTGCACCAGCATGGCAAAGATCTCTTTCAGGAGGTTCAAATTCAAAGGAAGATTCCTATACCAGAAGTTCCCCAACGTCCCCTGTAAGACCAGAGTTGTTTGAAGGAGTGACAAAAGAACACACACGTTTTGATGCAGTCATCCAGGAATCAGCAAAAAACAACTCAGATAGATTTGATCGAGATTATAAGGACAGTGATTTGCATTTGAATTCTTCTATGGAGCAGGCTGACCATGAAGCACAAAATGTTGAAAACCCGTTTGGGGTCAGACTAAGGAGAACATCTTTACTAAAATACCAGAATGAAAGTCATGCTGAGTATCCAAAGCTGATCCCCTCAGCTGttcccactgctgcttctgcttcagttAAGGTGGATCAGAAATCAGTGGGCACCAGGAAGCCACCTCCAGGCCTTCCTGTCAGCACAAaatcatttgttaaaaaaacagaTCTCCTAGATGACAAAAGTCCTCCCAAGACAAGATCAGAAGAAGTGGCAAAGAAGCAAAATGTTCCTAAACTTTCAG AAAAAATCTCCTCTCCACAGTTGGAAACTGCTTCCTCTGAACCAGCTTGGGTCTCCAtggcaaaactgaaacaaaagggtTTCCAGGATCACCCTCTTGCCAAAGAACATAAGGCTGAAGACAAAGCTTTGACCAAAGCGGATCAAGAGGAG CAAGGGATCTGTGCCAGTGAGAACATACTGAAGAAGAATATGCCGTCCAGCTTGAGCTCTCAGGACAAGAAAACGCAAATGAAGACCAGTGTGTCTGCTGCAACAG GTAAAGTTGGACCTATTACTCAGGAAGCATCTGTGATTCCTGCTGTTGAAAAGGAAACAAGACACTCCTCTAACCTGCCAATGACACCGTGCAGCCCTGCTGAACCACCGTGGCTATCCCTGGccaagaaaaaagccaaagcGTGGAGTGAAATGCCCCAGATTGTACAATAG